The following proteins come from a genomic window of Pseudomonas cichorii:
- the secB gene encoding protein-export chaperone SecB, which yields MTEQSTNGVTNEENSPQFSLQRIYVRDLSFEAPKSPAIFRQEWTPSVSLDLNTRQKPLEGDFYEVVLTLSVTVNNGDEVAFIVEVQQAGIFLIKGLDDASLSHTLGAFCPNLLFPYAREAIDNLVVRGSFPALMLSPVNFDALYAQELQRMQEAGETPTVQ from the coding sequence ATGACCGAGCAATCGACCAACGGCGTTACCAACGAAGAAAACTCCCCTCAGTTTTCCTTGCAGCGTATTTATGTTCGCGACCTGTCGTTCGAAGCACCGAAAAGCCCGGCAATCTTCCGTCAGGAGTGGACTCCAAGCGTCAGCCTGGACCTCAACACCCGTCAGAAGCCGCTGGAAGGCGACTTCTACGAAGTGGTGCTGACCCTGTCTGTGACGGTGAATAACGGTGATGAAGTTGCCTTCATCGTTGAAGTCCAGCAAGCCGGTATCTTCCTGATCAAGGGCCTGGACGACGCTTCCCTGAGCCACACCCTGGGCGCGTTCTGCCCGAACCTGCTGTTCCCTTACGCTCGTGAAGCGATCGACAACCTGGTTGTTCGTGGCTCGTTCCCTGCGCTGATGCTGTCCCCGGTCAACTTCGACGCGCTGTACGCTCAAGAGCTGCAACGCATGCAGGAAGCCGGCGAAACGCCAACCGTGCAGTAA
- the grxC gene encoding glutaredoxin 3, with amino-acid sequence MPEVIVYSSDYCPYCTRAKQLLQSKRVAFNEIRVDGKPQVRAEMVAKAGRTSVPQIWIGSRHVGGCDDLFALERAGKLDQWLEN; translated from the coding sequence ATGCCTGAAGTCATCGTCTACTCCAGCGACTATTGCCCCTATTGCACACGCGCCAAGCAGTTGCTGCAAAGCAAGCGAGTTGCCTTCAACGAGATAAGAGTCGATGGCAAACCGCAGGTTCGCGCCGAAATGGTTGCGAAGGCTGGTCGCACCTCTGTACCGCAGATCTGGATCGGTTCCAGGCATGTCGGCGGCTGCGACGACCTCTTTGCCCTTGAGCGCGCAGGTAAGCTCGATCAGTGGCTTGAAAACTGA
- a CDS encoding rhodanese-like domain-containing protein has product MVAHLLEFATNHYLITGAFFILLALLIAYELSKGGRSLSTRELTALVNSDQGVVIDVRSTKDFATGHIVGSLNFPQDKVLTRTSELQKHKDKTLIIVDAFGQHAGSTARELLKSGFKAAKLSGGISSWRADNLPLVK; this is encoded by the coding sequence ATGGTTGCTCATCTGCTTGAATTCGCCACTAACCACTACCTGATCACCGGTGCTTTCTTCATTCTGCTGGCCCTGCTGATTGCCTATGAATTGAGCAAGGGCGGTCGCAGCCTGAGCACACGCGAGCTGACAGCTCTGGTCAACAGCGACCAGGGCGTGGTTATCGACGTGCGCTCCACCAAGGATTTCGCGACTGGCCATATCGTCGGCTCCCTGAATTTTCCGCAGGACAAAGTGCTCACCCGCACGTCTGAACTGCAAAAACACAAGGACAAGACGTTGATCATAGTCGATGCATTCGGGCAGCATGCAGGCAGCACAGCCCGCGAGCTTCTGAAGTCGGGTTTCAAGGCAGCCAAATTGTCTGGCGGTATTTCCAGCTGGCGCGCCGATAACTTGCCTTTGGTGAAATGA
- the gpmI gene encoding 2,3-bisphosphoglycerate-independent phosphoglycerate mutase, with translation MTATPKPLVLIILDGFGHSENPEGNAILAAKMPVMDRLYKTMPHGLISGSGMDVGLPDGQMGNSEVGHMNLGAGRVVYQDFTRVTKAIRDGEFFENPTICKAVDKAVEAGKAVHILGLLSDGGVHSHQDHLVAMAELAVKRGADKIYLHAFLDGRDTPPRSAKGSLELMDEAFARLGKGRTATIIGRYFAMDRDNRWDRVSTAYNLIVDSTAEFQAETGVAGLEAAYARDENDEFVKATRIGEPVKVEDGDAVVFMNFRADRARELTRVFVEDDFKDFERARQPKVNYVMLTQYAASIPAPSAFAAGSLKNVLGQYLADNGKTQLRIAETEKYAHVTFFFSGGREEPFPGEERILIPSPKVATYDLQPEMSAPEVTDKIVDAIENQRYDVIVVNYANGDMVGHSGVMEAAIKAVECLDLCVGRITEALEKVGGEALITADHGNVEQMTDDSTGQAHTAHTSEPVPFIYFGKRPLKVREDGVLADVAPTLLQLMDLEKPQEMTGHSILVAE, from the coding sequence ATGACTGCCACCCCAAAACCTCTGGTCCTTATCATCCTGGATGGCTTCGGACACAGCGAAAACCCTGAAGGCAACGCCATTCTGGCCGCCAAGATGCCAGTCATGGATCGTCTCTACAAAACCATGCCCCACGGCCTGATTTCAGGTTCGGGCATGGATGTGGGCCTGCCGGACGGGCAGATGGGCAACTCCGAAGTCGGCCATATGAACCTGGGTGCCGGGCGTGTGGTTTATCAGGACTTCACTCGGGTGACCAAGGCCATTCGCGACGGCGAGTTCTTCGAGAACCCGACCATCTGCAAGGCCGTGGACAAGGCCGTTGAAGCCGGCAAGGCCGTTCATATCCTGGGCCTGCTGTCCGATGGCGGCGTTCACAGCCACCAGGATCATCTGGTCGCCATGGCCGAACTGGCAGTAAAACGTGGCGCCGACAAGATCTACCTGCATGCTTTCCTCGATGGCCGCGATACGCCGCCGCGCAGCGCCAAAGGCTCCCTCGAGCTTATGGACGAAGCCTTCGCACGCCTGGGCAAGGGCCGTACGGCGACCATCATTGGTCGTTACTTCGCCATGGACCGCGACAATCGCTGGGACCGCGTATCCACCGCCTACAACCTGATTGTCGACAGCACGGCAGAATTCCAGGCTGAAACCGGCGTTGCCGGGCTGGAAGCGGCCTACGCCCGTGACGAGAACGACGAATTCGTCAAAGCCACCCGCATCGGCGAGCCGGTCAAGGTCGAAGACGGCGATGCCGTGGTCTTCATGAACTTCCGCGCCGACCGTGCCCGTGAGCTGACCCGGGTTTTCGTCGAAGACGATTTCAAGGACTTCGAGCGCGCCCGTCAGCCGAAGGTCAACTACGTGATGCTGACCCAATACGCTGCCAGCATCCCTGCACCATCGGCATTTGCTGCCGGTAGCCTGAAGAACGTGCTGGGCCAGTATCTGGCCGACAACGGCAAGACCCAGCTGCGCATCGCCGAGACCGAAAAATACGCCCACGTGACGTTCTTCTTCTCCGGTGGCCGCGAAGAACCGTTCCCGGGCGAAGAGCGCATTCTGATCCCGTCGCCAAAGGTCGCCACCTACGACCTGCAGCCGGAAATGAGCGCTCCGGAAGTGACCGACAAGATTGTCGACGCCATTGAAAACCAGCGTTATGACGTGATCGTCGTCAACTATGCCAACGGCGACATGGTGGGTCATAGCGGCGTGATGGAAGCGGCGATCAAGGCCGTGGAATGCCTGGACCTGTGCGTCGGCCGCATCACCGAGGCCCTGGAAAAGGTAGGCGGCGAAGCGCTGATTACCGCCGACCACGGCAACGTCGAACAGATGACCGATGACTCCACAGGCCAGGCGCACACCGCGCACACCTCGGAGCCGGTGCCTTTCATCTATTTCGGCAAGCGTCCGTTGAAAGTCCGCGAAGACGGGGTTCTGGCCGATGTCGCGCCGACCCTGCTGCAACTGATGGATCTGGAAAAGCCGCAAGAGATGACCGGCCATTCGATTCTGGTTGCGGAGTAA
- a CDS encoding murein hydrolase activator EnvC family protein, whose product MLRALIALVLLCLLNPAFADDERAQTQKQIDAARQDVAELQKVLNKLQEEKAGVQKDLRATETEMGKLEKQVEVLQKELKKTETELQRLDSEKKKLNTARAEQQRLIAIQARAAYQSGRQEYLKLLLNQQNPEKFARTLTYYDYISQARLTQLNNFNETLRQLASVEKDIDLQQAQLLVQKSNLDSQSEELAKVRQERQQALSKINQDYKARDQKLQARQQDQADLAKVLKTIEETLARQAREAEEARQKALVAAREAEEQRQRAASSSRNNDEPAPKRPVKAPGAMVSSAGASYGGAFAEARGKLPWPVDGRLLARFGEARGDDERTKWDGVMISAAAGSQVHAVHGGRVVFADWLRGAGLLVILDHGNGYLSLYGHNQSLLKSAGDIVKAGEAISTVGNSGGQDTSALYFAIRQQGRPSDPAQWCRTQG is encoded by the coding sequence ATGCTCCGCGCCTTGATTGCCCTTGTCCTGCTTTGCCTGCTCAATCCGGCGTTCGCCGATGACGAGCGTGCGCAAACCCAAAAACAGATCGACGCTGCGCGCCAGGATGTTGCCGAGCTGCAGAAAGTCCTGAACAAACTCCAGGAAGAGAAAGCGGGCGTCCAGAAGGACCTTCGCGCCACTGAAACCGAAATGGGTAAGCTGGAAAAGCAGGTCGAGGTCCTGCAAAAGGAACTAAAAAAGACCGAAACCGAGCTCCAGCGGCTCGACAGTGAGAAAAAAAAACTCAACACCGCTCGCGCTGAGCAGCAACGCCTGATTGCCATCCAGGCCCGTGCCGCCTATCAGAGTGGCCGTCAGGAATACCTGAAACTGCTGCTCAACCAGCAGAACCCCGAAAAATTCGCCCGTACCCTCACCTATTACGACTACATCAGCCAGGCCCGGCTGACCCAGTTGAATAATTTCAATGAAACCCTGCGCCAGCTGGCCAGTGTCGAGAAAGACATCGATCTGCAGCAGGCGCAATTGCTGGTCCAGAAAAGCAACCTGGACAGCCAGAGCGAAGAACTGGCCAAAGTCCGCCAGGAACGCCAGCAGGCACTCTCCAAGATCAATCAGGATTACAAGGCCCGGGACCAGAAGCTCCAGGCGCGCCAGCAGGATCAGGCCGATCTGGCCAAGGTGCTGAAGACCATCGAGGAAACCCTCGCCCGTCAGGCTCGCGAAGCCGAGGAAGCGCGTCAGAAAGCACTGGTTGCCGCCCGCGAAGCCGAAGAGCAGCGCCAGCGTGCCGCCAGCAGCAGCCGAAATAATGATGAACCCGCGCCAAAGCGACCAGTCAAAGCCCCCGGCGCCATGGTTTCCAGTGCCGGCGCGTCGTATGGCGGCGCTTTTGCCGAAGCCAGGGGTAAACTTCCCTGGCCTGTCGATGGTCGATTGCTTGCCCGCTTTGGTGAAGCCCGTGGAGATGACGAGCGGACCAAGTGGGATGGTGTGATGATCAGCGCTGCTGCCGGAAGCCAGGTCCATGCCGTGCATGGCGGGCGTGTGGTTTTCGCTGACTGGTTGCGCGGCGCCGGTCTTCTGGTCATTCTCGACCATGGCAACGGATATCTGAGCCTGTATGGTCATAACCAGAGCCTGCTCAAGTCGGCAGGCGACATCGTGAAGGCCGGTGAGGCAATATCCACCGTAGGCAATAGCGGCGGTCAAGACACATCAGCGTTGTATTTTGCTATTCGTCAGCAGGGTCGCCCCAGCGATCCAGCCCAATGGTGCCGCACTCAAGGATAA
- a CDS encoding S41 family peptidase gives MLHLSRLTSLTLAIAIVIGSPLALAAEKATPAPAPAAVAPANAKAPLPLDELRTFAEVMDRVKAAYVEPVDDKTLLENAIKGMLSNLDPHSAYLGPEDFQELQESTSGEFGGLGIEVGIEDGFVKVVSPIDDTPASKAGIEAGDLIVKINGAPTQGQTMQEAVDKMRGKIGEKITLTLVRDGGTPFDVTLARATIQVKSVKAQMLENGYGYIRITQFQVKTGDEVGKALAKLRKDNGKKMSGLILDLRNNPGGVLQSAVAVADHFLTKGLIVYTKGRIANSELRFSADPADASEGAPLVVLINGGSASASEIVAGALQDQKRGILMGTDSFGKGSVQTVLPLNNDRALKITTALYYTPNGRSIQAQGINPDIVVRRAKVTNEADGENYKEADLSGHLGNGNGGADKPTVKGGAAAKARPQDEDYQLNQALSLLKGLSITRGN, from the coding sequence ATGCTGCATTTGTCCCGCCTCACCTCGCTGACCCTGGCTATTGCCATTGTGATTGGCTCGCCTCTGGCACTGGCTGCCGAAAAAGCCACGCCAGCACCAGCGCCAGCAGCTGTCGCGCCCGCCAACGCCAAGGCACCGCTGCCGCTCGATGAGCTGCGCACCTTTGCCGAAGTCATGGATCGGGTCAAGGCCGCTTATGTCGAGCCGGTGGACGACAAGACCCTGCTGGAAAACGCCATCAAGGGCATGCTCAGCAACCTTGATCCGCACTCGGCCTATCTGGGCCCGGAAGACTTCCAGGAGTTGCAGGAAAGCACCAGCGGCGAGTTTGGCGGCCTGGGCATCGAGGTCGGCATCGAAGACGGTTTCGTCAAGGTGGTTTCCCCGATCGACGACACCCCGGCGTCCAAGGCCGGCATCGAGGCTGGCGACCTGATCGTCAAGATCAACGGCGCACCGACTCAAGGTCAGACCATGCAGGAAGCGGTCGACAAGATGCGGGGCAAGATCGGTGAAAAGATCACCCTCACGCTGGTTCGCGATGGCGGCACGCCATTTGACGTGACGCTGGCTCGCGCCACCATTCAGGTCAAGAGCGTCAAGGCGCAGATGCTGGAGAACGGCTACGGCTATATCCGCATCACCCAGTTCCAGGTCAAGACGGGCGACGAAGTCGGCAAGGCACTGGCCAAGCTGCGCAAGGACAACGGCAAGAAAATGAGCGGTCTGATTCTGGACCTGCGCAACAACCCGGGCGGCGTACTGCAGTCGGCGGTAGCCGTGGCGGATCACTTCCTGACCAAGGGCCTGATCGTCTACACCAAGGGCCGCATCGCCAACTCCGAGTTGCGCTTCTCCGCCGACCCGGCAGATGCCAGCGAAGGCGCGCCTCTGGTGGTGCTGATCAACGGCGGCAGCGCCTCCGCCTCGGAAATCGTCGCCGGTGCCCTGCAAGACCAGAAGCGCGGCATCCTGATGGGCACGGACAGTTTCGGCAAAGGCTCGGTGCAAACCGTATTGCCGCTGAACAACGACCGCGCCCTGAAGATCACCACGGCGCTGTACTACACGCCTAACGGTCGCTCCATTCAGGCTCAGGGCATCAACCCGGACATCGTTGTGCGACGCGCCAAGGTCACCAACGAAGCGGACGGCGAGAACTACAAGGAAGCCGACCTTTCCGGCCACCTGGGCAATGGTAACGGCGGTGCCGACAAGCCGACCGTCAAGGGCGGCGCAGCGGCCAAGGCGCGTCCGCAGGATGAAGACTACCAGCTCAATCAGGCGCTGAGCCTGCTCAAAGGCTTGAGTATCACCCGCGGCAACTAA
- a CDS encoding divergent polysaccharide deacetylase family protein — protein sequence MRFLSCLLLAFSLTGAAHAAPDGEKADKPPAIYLSLIIDDLGQNPARDSRTLALPGPVTLAIMPDTPHATDFARQAHAAGKTVMLHMPMDPATGPYAWHPGLPLPELESRLNAALLKVPYAAGINNHMGSRMTSEPVAMAWLMEELQRRHMFFVDSRTSAKTVAAAAAQRIGLASVSRDVFLDDERTAEAITRQLQIAIKLAHKQGSVVIIGHPYPVTLDVLERELPKLKAQGVEWIELRHMISERGNKAMAGHGKEGIYR from the coding sequence ATGCGTTTTCTCTCATGCCTGCTGCTGGCCTTCTCGCTGACCGGTGCTGCCCATGCGGCACCCGACGGCGAGAAGGCTGACAAGCCGCCCGCCATCTATCTGAGCCTGATCATCGACGATCTGGGCCAGAACCCCGCTCGTGACAGCCGCACTCTCGCCCTTCCCGGCCCCGTGACGCTGGCGATCATGCCCGACACGCCTCATGCCACCGATTTCGCCCGGCAAGCCCACGCTGCCGGCAAGACGGTCATGCTGCACATGCCGATGGACCCGGCGACCGGCCCGTATGCCTGGCATCCCGGCCTGCCCTTGCCCGAGCTTGAAAGCCGTCTGAACGCCGCGCTGCTCAAGGTGCCTTATGCCGCAGGCATCAATAATCACATGGGCAGCCGCATGACCAGCGAGCCAGTGGCCATGGCCTGGCTCATGGAGGAATTGCAGCGCCGGCATATGTTCTTCGTCGACAGCCGCACCAGCGCCAAGACCGTGGCAGCCGCCGCAGCCCAGCGTATCGGGCTGGCAAGCGTGTCTCGCGATGTGTTTCTGGACGATGAGCGCACCGCCGAGGCCATCACCCGGCAATTGCAGATCGCGATCAAACTCGCCCATAAACAAGGATCGGTGGTCATCATCGGTCACCCTTACCCCGTGACCCTCGATGTGCTGGAACGCGAGCTGCCCAAGCTCAAGGCACAGGGCGTTGAATGGATCGAGCTGCGCCACATGATCAGCGAGAGAGGCAACAAGGCCATGGCCGGGCATGGGAAGGAAGGGATCTACCGCTGA
- a CDS encoding trypsin-like serine peptidase — translation MNLRVFAGACCIASLMQLPTAMAQDLGEGLISLAPSKVLLEADGQSTHWNGIGRIKSTKGSHCTATLIDTRSPGSPDDAPAYLLTNGHCISRRNGLIITDSEIEGTVQFNFFTDSLAYSYPLKRVNWSSMQGVDLAIVELQPTLASLIADGIQPLRLTNQMPENGRDILSIGAPLYIGTGHLRMAACVHQSSGEILQQPWVWRHTVSNQCKDIAKGSSGSPLLTRDTGEVFAVLNLTNQPSPESSAVKGEVTLPPGFPPQAANSNFGSPVTSLNECFIDGVLTTDPQQCRLFPVHSILFEKPPRQFAKVRLDALGNEVYPSWDLQFRVDKPFYRYKKVGSPLECENPVGYSATITSRDARIDDPIDARLGINWLCIIGVSSADERPSHGMMRNALTLAVELLAAGPTSDPQVHIKKNRFGSYEVNWLSDPGRIDYYTAKIGPAATTDCTDPQGFRRRLGSNLVLRKKSLPMKICTCAHDANGQRSSVREDIVSVSE, via the coding sequence ATGAATCTTCGCGTTTTTGCTGGCGCCTGCTGCATCGCCAGCCTTATGCAATTGCCCACCGCCATGGCCCAGGATCTGGGCGAAGGCCTGATTTCTCTTGCCCCGTCAAAAGTGCTGCTCGAAGCAGATGGCCAGAGCACTCACTGGAACGGAATCGGCCGCATAAAGAGCACAAAAGGCTCGCATTGCACCGCCACCCTGATCGATACACGCAGCCCCGGCAGCCCGGACGACGCGCCTGCCTACCTGCTTACCAACGGCCACTGCATCTCTCGACGCAACGGGCTGATCATCACCGACAGTGAAATCGAGGGGACCGTCCAGTTCAACTTTTTCACTGACAGCCTCGCCTACAGCTATCCATTGAAACGCGTTAACTGGAGCAGCATGCAAGGCGTGGACCTGGCGATTGTCGAGTTGCAACCGACGCTGGCATCGCTGATCGCTGACGGCATCCAGCCACTGCGACTCACCAACCAGATGCCGGAAAACGGCCGCGATATCCTGTCCATTGGTGCCCCGCTTTATATCGGCACAGGTCATCTGCGCATGGCGGCCTGCGTTCATCAGTCTTCAGGAGAAATCCTGCAGCAACCCTGGGTCTGGCGTCACACGGTCAGCAACCAGTGCAAGGACATCGCCAAGGGCTCATCCGGCAGCCCATTGCTGACCCGTGATACCGGTGAGGTGTTCGCAGTCTTGAATCTCACCAACCAGCCATCACCCGAAAGCTCTGCGGTAAAGGGTGAAGTGACGTTACCACCCGGTTTCCCGCCCCAGGCTGCCAACAGCAACTTTGGCAGCCCGGTCACCAGCCTGAACGAATGCTTCATTGATGGCGTGCTCACTACCGATCCCCAGCAGTGCAGGCTCTTTCCTGTGCATTCGATCCTGTTTGAGAAACCACCCAGACAATTTGCCAAGGTCAGGCTGGATGCTCTGGGCAATGAGGTTTATCCCTCGTGGGATCTGCAGTTCAGGGTGGATAAACCTTTCTATCGCTACAAGAAGGTCGGCTCGCCCCTGGAATGTGAGAATCCAGTGGGTTACAGCGCCACAATAACGTCCCGGGATGCCCGTATCGATGACCCGATAGACGCACGGCTCGGCATCAACTGGCTATGCATCATCGGCGTCTCGTCAGCCGATGAGCGGCCCAGCCACGGGATGATGCGCAACGCCCTGACACTGGCTGTGGAGTTGCTTGCAGCAGGCCCCACAAGCGACCCGCAAGTGCATATCAAAAAAAATCGCTTCGGCTCTTATGAGGTCAACTGGTTAAGTGACCCCGGACGGATTGATTACTACACCGCGAAGATCGGCCCGGCGGCGACAACGGACTGCACAGACCCGCAAGGCTTCAGAAGGCGACTGGGCAGCAATCTGGTGCTGCGCAAGAAATCACTGCCCATGAAAATCTGCACCTGCGCCCACGATGCCAACGGCCAGCGCTCCAGTGTGCGCGAGGACATTGTGTCCGTGAGCGAGTGA
- a CDS encoding substrate-binding periplasmic protein yields MFKRLFLALLGASALLSFSARGSDASTPSIVLLTENYPPYNMAVDGKNFAQENNLDGIAVEIVREMFKRAGISYNLTLRFPWERIYKLALEKRGYGVFSTVRTPEREKLFKWVGPIGPVDWVMLAREDSTITLTDLEQAKAYQVGAYKGDAVAQSLILKSFNPVLMLRDQDNARKLATGQIDLWATADPVGRYLAKQEGITGFKTVLRFHTAELFLALNKETPDDVVARLQKQLDDMRAEGWVDKVQARYQ; encoded by the coding sequence ATGTTCAAACGTCTTTTTCTTGCACTACTGGGCGCCAGCGCTCTTCTCAGTTTCAGCGCTCGGGGCAGTGATGCGTCGACGCCTTCGATCGTGTTGCTGACCGAAAACTATCCGCCTTACAACATGGCGGTGGACGGCAAGAACTTCGCTCAGGAAAACAACCTTGATGGCATCGCTGTCGAGATCGTGCGCGAGATGTTCAAGCGGGCCGGTATCAGCTACAACCTGACCTTGCGTTTTCCCTGGGAGCGCATCTACAAACTGGCGCTGGAAAAACGCGGCTATGGTGTGTTCTCCACCGTGCGTACGCCCGAGCGGGAAAAACTCTTCAAATGGGTCGGCCCCATCGGCCCGGTTGACTGGGTCATGCTGGCCCGTGAGGACAGCACCATCACCCTGACTGACCTGGAGCAAGCCAAGGCTTATCAAGTCGGCGCCTATAAAGGTGATGCGGTTGCCCAGAGCCTGATTCTCAAGAGCTTCAACCCGGTGTTGATGTTGCGGGATCAGGACAACGCCAGAAAACTCGCCACTGGCCAGATCGACCTGTGGGCCACTGCCGATCCTGTTGGCCGTTATCTGGCCAAGCAGGAAGGCATCACGGGTTTTAAAACAGTCTTGCGCTTCCATACGGCCGAGCTGTTCCTGGCGCTGAACAAGGAAACACCCGACGACGTTGTCGCCCGCCTGCAAAAGCAGCTGGATGACATGCGCGCCGAAGGCTGGGTGGACAAGGTTCAGGCGCGTTATCAATAA
- the hisF gene encoding imidazole glycerol phosphate synthase subunit HisF: MALAKRIIPCLDVDNGRVVKGVKFENIRDAGDPVEIARRYNEQGADEITFLDITASVDGRDTTLHTVERMASQVFIPLTVGGGVRTVQDIRNLLNAGADKVSINTAAVFNPEFVGEAASRFGSQCIVVAIDAKKVSLPGETPRWEIFTHGGRKPTGLDAVQWAKKMEDLGAGEILLTSMDQDGMKNGFDLGVTRAISDALGIPVIASGGVGNLEHLAAGVIEGHASAVLAASIFHFGEYTVPEAKAYMAQRGIVVR, from the coding sequence ATGGCCCTGGCCAAACGCATCATCCCTTGCCTGGACGTCGACAACGGTCGAGTGGTCAAGGGCGTCAAGTTCGAGAACATCCGCGATGCGGGCGATCCGGTGGAAATTGCTCGTCGCTACAACGAGCAGGGCGCGGACGAAATCACCTTTCTGGACATCACCGCCAGCGTTGATGGCCGTGATACCACGCTCCATACCGTCGAGCGTATGGCCAGTCAGGTGTTCATTCCGCTGACCGTCGGTGGCGGTGTGCGTACCGTCCAGGACATCCGCAACCTGTTGAACGCCGGTGCCGACAAGGTATCGATCAACACGGCGGCGGTGTTCAACCCTGAATTCGTTGGCGAAGCGGCCTCCCGTTTCGGCTCGCAGTGCATCGTGGTCGCTATCGATGCCAAGAAGGTTTCCCTGCCAGGCGAAACCCCGCGCTGGGAAATCTTCACCCACGGCGGTCGCAAGCCGACCGGTCTGGACGCCGTGCAGTGGGCGAAAAAGATGGAAGACCTGGGTGCCGGTGAAATCCTCCTGACCAGCATGGATCAGGACGGCATGAAAAACGGTTTCGACCTGGGCGTTACTCGGGCCATCAGCGATGCGCTGGGGATTCCGGTGATTGCCTCCGGTGGCGTCGGCAACCTGGAGCATCTGGCAGCGGGTGTCATTGAGGGGCATGCGAGCGCTGTTCTGGCGGCAAGCATCTTCCACTTTGGCGAATACACCGTGCCCGAAGCCAAGGCCTACATGGCTCAGCGCGGTATCGTCGTTCGTTGA
- the hisA gene encoding 1-(5-phosphoribosyl)-5-[(5-phosphoribosylamino)methylideneamino]imidazole-4-carboxamide isomerase, with the protein MLIIPAIDLKDGACVRLRQGRMEDSTVFSDDPVSMAAKWVDGGCRRLHLVDLNGAFEGQPVNGDVVTAIAKRYPQLPIQIGGGIRSLETIEHYVKAGVSYVIIGTKAVKEPEFVAEACRAFPGKVIVGLDAKDGFVATDGWAEVSTVQVIDLAKRFEADGVSAIVYTDIAKDGMMQGCNIPFTAALAAATRIPVIASGGIHNLGDIKALLDAKAPGIIGAITGRAIYEGTLDVAEAQALCDLESLKP; encoded by the coding sequence ATGCTGATTATTCCCGCGATCGACCTTAAAGACGGTGCCTGTGTACGTCTGCGCCAGGGCCGTATGGAAGATTCCACGGTGTTTTCCGATGATCCGGTGAGCATGGCTGCCAAGTGGGTCGATGGTGGCTGCCGTCGTCTGCATCTGGTCGACCTGAACGGTGCGTTTGAAGGCCAGCCGGTCAATGGCGACGTCGTCACGGCCATTGCCAAGCGTTATCCACAACTGCCCATCCAGATCGGCGGCGGCATTCGCTCGCTGGAAACCATCGAGCACTACGTCAAGGCGGGCGTGAGCTACGTCATCATCGGCACCAAGGCCGTCAAGGAGCCAGAGTTCGTGGCTGAAGCCTGCCGCGCATTCCCTGGCAAAGTGATTGTCGGCCTGGACGCCAAGGATGGTTTCGTCGCCACCGACGGCTGGGCTGAAGTCAGCACCGTGCAGGTCATCGACCTGGCCAAGCGTTTTGAAGCTGATGGCGTGTCTGCAATCGTTTATACCGACATCGCCAAAGACGGCATGATGCAGGGCTGCAACATCCCGTTCACCGCCGCGCTGGCTGCTGCGACCCGTATTCCGGTCATCGCTTCCGGTGGCATCCATAACCTGGGTGACATCAAGGCCCTGCTGGACGCCAAGGCACCGGGCATCATCGGCGCAATCACCGGTCGTGCAATCTACGAAGGGACGCTGGACGTGGCTGAGGCGCAGGCGCTCTGTGATCTGGAGAGCCTCAAGCCATAA
- a CDS encoding DUF2164 domain-containing protein, which translates to MSKARTKAPILTLTPEQEQQAIDKLKRLFAQRFEMDLGSFEVAEVLEFFTSEIAPHYYNRAVFDAQQLLKERFESIESDLWSLEKSS; encoded by the coding sequence ATGAGTAAAGCCAGAACCAAGGCCCCGATTCTCACCCTCACTCCTGAACAGGAGCAGCAAGCCATCGACAAGCTCAAGCGGTTGTTCGCGCAGCGCTTTGAAATGGACCTGGGGTCGTTTGAAGTGGCCGAGGTGCTTGAGTTCTTTACCAGCGAGATTGCCCCGCACTATTACAACCGAGCGGTTTTCGATGCTCAGCAGCTCCTCAAGGAGCGCTTCGAGAGCATCGAAAGCGATCTGTGGTCGCTCGAAAAGAGCAGCTGA